One window of Streptomyces sp. NBC_00273 genomic DNA carries:
- a CDS encoding S8 family peptidase yields the protein MCEDWAGYSTVVGPRWEIEWLIGRWETLRTPDRLRIERPTMVRFHDVHREAAHRFEDEWSPAIAVAHHHPGLGMRATAQLQAELMRGPRGRSAFWDAHPYHEGPHLLWEPGYRFRSAQQGVAGIPDDAFDADELDALVQSAPAVPSGPTANGHRVAVLDTGVRGAAHDMIDFINCHDVGITTTPAADPHGHGTAVAAVITAVRSSADIHPLRVLREDNQGESYEVLAGLVYTLWSGEYDLVNASLTTDVSGQCATSLGRSVDYLLSYCSAEVAPPVLVAAAGNWGSAQTSGYPACLPDAVVALATDDTGARASYNCTPPPGAIMEEAYGGSDAQPLGTLPDGTRLFGTSFAAAAVSGAYLP from the coding sequence ATGTGCGAGGACTGGGCGGGCTACTCGACCGTGGTTGGGCCACGGTGGGAGATCGAATGGCTCATCGGGCGCTGGGAGACACTGCGAACACCGGACCGGCTCCGCATCGAGCGGCCAACGATGGTGAGGTTCCACGACGTCCACCGGGAGGCAGCCCATCGCTTCGAGGACGAGTGGAGCCCGGCCATCGCCGTCGCGCACCACCATCCCGGCCTCGGTATGCGCGCGACGGCGCAGTTGCAGGCCGAGCTCATGCGGGGCCCCCGCGGGCGGTCTGCCTTCTGGGACGCACACCCCTACCACGAAGGGCCTCACCTGCTGTGGGAGCCGGGCTATCGGTTCCGCTCCGCTCAGCAGGGAGTCGCCGGCATCCCTGACGACGCCTTCGACGCGGACGAGCTGGACGCGCTCGTACAAAGCGCACCAGCGGTGCCGAGCGGGCCAACCGCGAACGGCCACCGCGTCGCGGTGCTGGATACCGGTGTCCGCGGTGCCGCCCACGACATGATCGACTTCATCAACTGCCACGACGTGGGGATCACGACAACGCCAGCGGCAGACCCGCACGGACACGGCACGGCGGTCGCCGCGGTCATCACAGCCGTCCGGAGCAGCGCCGACATCCACCCGTTGCGCGTGCTCCGCGAGGACAACCAGGGCGAGTCGTACGAAGTGCTGGCCGGCCTTGTATACACACTGTGGTCAGGCGAGTACGACCTGGTCAACGCCAGTCTGACCACCGACGTGTCGGGACAGTGCGCCACCTCGCTGGGCAGAAGCGTCGACTACCTGCTGAGCTACTGCTCCGCGGAGGTGGCACCGCCCGTGCTGGTAGCCGCCGCAGGGAACTGGGGTTCGGCGCAGACGTCCGGATACCCGGCCTGCCTCCCGGACGCGGTCGTCGCCCTCGCGACGGACGACACGGGCGCGCGTGCCTCGTACAACTGCACACCGCCCCCGGGAGCGATCATGGAGGAGGCCTACGGAGGCAGCGACGCCCAGCCGCTCGGCACCCTCCCCGACGGGACCCGCTTGTTCGGCACTTCCTTTGCGGCCGCCGCCGTCTCGGGCGCCTACCTCCCCTGA